The following are encoded together in the Natrinema salifodinae genome:
- a CDS encoding ArsR/SmtB family transcription factor, with translation MSESGSPPDEARDALERLYDDPAERIADLQSIDAADGDISGQATVFKALGNEDRLRILRALRESECCGCELQVVLDAPQSTVATHVRKLKEAGLVKSRKKGKWSYYRIADTAVFELLDLADAIQEGE, from the coding sequence ATGTCCGAATCAGGATCACCGCCTGACGAAGCGCGCGACGCGCTCGAGCGCCTGTACGACGATCCCGCCGAACGCATCGCTGACTTGCAGTCGATCGACGCCGCTGACGGCGACATCTCCGGCCAAGCAACCGTTTTCAAAGCGCTGGGGAACGAGGATCGACTCCGAATACTGCGCGCCCTTCGCGAATCCGAGTGCTGCGGCTGCGAGTTACAGGTCGTTCTCGACGCCCCGCAGTCGACGGTCGCGACCCACGTGCGGAAGCTGAAGGAAGCGGGACTAGTCAAGTCCCGCAAGAAAGGCAAGTGGAGCTACTACCGCATCGCCGATACGGCCGTCTTCGAACTACTCGACCTCGCTGACGCGATTCAGGAGGGAGAGTGA